In Lycium ferocissimum isolate CSIRO_LF1 chromosome 11, AGI_CSIRO_Lferr_CH_V1, whole genome shotgun sequence, a single genomic region encodes these proteins:
- the LOC132036519 gene encoding expansin-A12, protein MEKLVPCISIWGFVLLFTCLFIEEINAQNWLNGRATFYGVNQDPSTFGGACGYDNPYHAGFGVHTAALSSALFRNGQACGACYRVRCNRNLDRKWCLPHGAVTVTATNFCPPNNHGGWCDAPRQHFDMSMPAFLRIARRGNEGVVPILYTRVACRRRGGVRFTLKGQANFNMVMISNVGGSGDIKSVSIRGSRTRNWIPMYRNWGVNWQSHNDLRSQMLSFRLTLVDGKTMEFINVVPSAWRFGQTFASRRQFY, encoded by the exons ATGGAGAAACTTGTTCCTTGTATTTCGATTTGGgggtttgttttgttgtttacTTGTTTGTTTATTGAGGAGATCAACGCCCAAAATTGGCTTAATGGTCGCGCAACTTTTTATGGAGTCAATCAAGATCCCAGCACCTTTG GTGGAGCTTGTGGTTACGATAACCCGTATCACGCCGGATTTGGAGTACACACAGCAGCATTGAGTAGTGCTTTGTTCAGAAATGGTCAAGCATGTGGTGCTTGCTACAGAGTGAGGTGCAACCGCAACCTTGATCGCAAGTGGTGCCTCCCACACGGGGCCGTCACGGTGACGGCCACCAATTTCTGCCCTCCAAACAACCACGGAGGGTGGTGCGATGCACCGCGACAACACTTTGACATGTCCATGCCTGCTTTCCTTCGCATTGCTCGACGTGGCAATGAAGGCGTTGTTCCTATCCTCTACACAAG GGTGGCATGTAGGAGGAGGGGAGGAGTACGTTTCACTCTAAAAGGACAAGCAAATTTTAACATGGTGATGATATCTAATGTGGGTGGCAGTGGTGATATTAAGAGTGTTTCCATTAGAGGCTCAAGAACAAGAAACTGGATTCCCATGTATAGAAATTGGGGTGTCAATTGGCAAAGTCACAATGACCTTCGATCACAAATGCTGTCGTTTAGACTCACTTTAGTTGATGGCAAGACCATGGAGTTCATCAACGTTGTACCTTCTGCATGGAGATTTGGACAGACTTTTGCCTCACGCAGACAGTTCTATTAA
- the LOC132036382 gene encoding uncharacterized protein LOC132036382: protein MPMHSSSSLSRHQRPNNNNKNNGKSMSTEEEVKLAALAISLNVQLRSADMPFAMQEHALRYARSLLLQPGIHRPNPTFLARSLKKEFDSMYGPAWHCVVGKSFGSFVTHSPGGFVYFSLDSFSFLLFKTEVQLITESG from the exons ATGCCCATGCACTCTTCTTCTTCCCTTTCTCGGCACCAAAGGcctaataataacaacaaaaacaatgGCAAATCCATGTCAACTGAAGAAGAAGTGAAGCTTGCTGCTCTGGCAATTAGCCTCAACGTACAGCTCAGATCAGCAGATATGCCTTTTGCCATGCAAGAACACGCCCTTCGTTACGCTAGAAGTCTACTCCTCCAACCTGGAATTCACCGCCCTAACCCAACCTTCCTTGCTCGCTCCCTCAAAAAG GAGTTTGATTCGATGTACGGACCAGCGTGGCACTGTGTGGTGGGGAAGAGTTTCGGATCGTTTGTGACTCACTCGCCAGGTGGATTTGTGTATTTTTCGCTTGATTCGTTTTCCTTCCTTCTGTTCAAAACGGAGGTTCAGTTGATCACGGAATCAGGCTGA
- the LOC132036819 gene encoding uncharacterized protein LOC132036819, whose translation MPMHSSSSLSRHQGPNNNNKGNGKSMSTEEEVKLAALAISLNVRLRSADMPFTMQEHALRYARSLLLQPGIHRPNPTFLARSLKKEFDSIYGPAWHCVVGKSFGSFVTHSPGGFVYFSLDSFSFLLFKTEVQLITESG comes from the exons ATGCCCATGCACTCTTCTTCTTCCCTTTCCCGGCACCAAGGGcctaataacaacaacaaaggcAATGGCAAATCCATGTCAACTGAAGAAGAAGTGAAGCTTGCTGCTCTGGCAATTAGCCTCAACGTACGGCTCAGATCAGCAGATATGCCTTTTACCATGCAAGAACACGCCCTTCGTTACGCTAGAAGTCTACTCCTCCAACCTGGAATTCACCGCCCTAACCCAACCTTCCTTGCTCGCTCCCTCAAAAAG GAGTTTGATTCGATATACGGACCAGCGTGGCACTGTGTGGTGGGGAAGAGTTTTGGATCGTTTGTGACTCACTCGCCAGGTGGATTTGTGTATTTTTCGCTTGATTCGTTTTCCTTCCTTCTGTTCAAAACGGAGGTTCAGTTGATCACCGAATCAGGCTGA
- the LOC132038589 gene encoding uncharacterized protein LOC132038589, translated as MAGVVETITIPRASSVLHSPSLAPVTCSSFSGPLRSSVRFSQFSGLKIQPTPSSLSVTSSSKIIPRGRRIVSEAQNTALEVGAVNDKTWKSLVVESDVPVLVEFWAPWCGPCRMIHPVVDELAKEYAGKLKFYKLNTDESPSTATEFGIRSIPTVMIFKNGEKKDAVIGAVPKSTLTTCIEKFL; from the exons ATGGCTGGTGTGGTGGAAACCATTACAATCCCACGCGCCTCCTCTGTACTCCACTCGCCGTCACTGGCTCCAGTAACATGTTCTTCTTTCTCCGGTCCTCTTCGTTCATCAGTTAGATTCTCTCAATTCAGTGGCCTTAAGATCCAACCAACTCCCTCATCCCTATCTGTTACTTCATCCTCTAAAATCATTCCACGTGGCAGACGAATCGTTTCCGAAGCTCAAAATACCGCCCTTGAAG TTGGTGCTGTTAATGATAAAACATGGAAGTCACTTGTAGTTGAGTCTGATGTACCTGTTCTGGTTGAATTTTGGGCTCCCTGGTGTGGTCCGTGCCGAATGATCCACCCCGTCGTTGATGAACTAGCAAAGGAATATGCTGGCAAGCTTAAATTCTACAAGCTGAACACAGATGAAAGTCCATCGACAGCAACCGAATTTGGAATCCGAAGCATCCCAACTGTGATGATATTCAAGAATGGAGAGAAGAAAGATGCAGTCATTGGTGCAGTTCCTAAATCAACGCTAACCACCTGCATAGAAAAATTCTTGTAA
- the LOC132036333 gene encoding E3 ubiquitin-protein ligase RMA3-like, translated as MALEQNFVGEDIFSFVSEEDVSLKKKSAVPVPTSSSDSITGGYDCNICLDSAHEPVVTLCGHLYCWPCIYKWLQVESSTPGSEENCKCPVCKAHISNSSLVPLYGRGTSSTESESKKSQLDVVVPRRPQAIGITTLVNSSSPTSHVSQQLHHRRSFPSAFGTYAALAPSSFGGTPAISLSSPTVGVFGEMFLARMFGNSDTSLFPYPHPSTYAVPGSGSSRMRQVEKSLNRLSIFFFCCIILCLLLF; from the coding sequence ATGGCTTTGGAACAAAATTTTGTTGGTGAAGATATATTCAGTTTTGTATCTGAAGAAGATGTTTCCCTTAAGAAGAAAAGTGCAGTTCCAGTTCCAACATCAAGTTCTGACAGTATAACAGGAGGTTATGATTGTAATATATGTCTTGACTCAGCACATGAGCCTGTAGTCACCCTCTGCGGTCACCTCTACTGCTGGCCTTGCATTTACAAGTGGCTCCAGGTTGAGAGCTCTACTCCGGGATCAGAAGAGAACTGTAAATGTCCAGTCTGTAAGGCTCACATCTCAAACTCATCGCTGGTACCTCTCTATGGCCGTGGAACATCATCAACAGAATCTGAATCCAAGAAGTCTCAACTGGATGTTGTTGTACCGCGCAGGCCTCAAGCCATTGGGATAACAACTCTGGTTAATTCATCGTCTCCAACTTCTCACGTGAGTCAGCAACTTCATCACAGGCGATCTTTCCCCTCTGCCTTTGGTACCTATGCTGCTTTGGCTCCATCCAGCTTCGGGGGTACTCCAGCAATCAGTTTATCCAGCCCGACAGTTGGTGTATTTGGAGAAATGTTTTTGGCAAGGATGTTCGGGAACTCAGACACGAGTTTATTTCCCTATCCTCATCCAAGCACTTACGCCGTTCCAGGCAGTGGCAGTTCAAGAATGAGGCAGGTGGAAAAGTCTCTTAACAGATTATCCATCTTTTTTTTCTGCTGCATCATCCTATGCCTTCTGCTATTCTGA